A region from the Thermanaeromonas toyohensis ToBE genome encodes:
- the nrfD gene encoding NrfD/PsrC family molybdoenzyme membrane anchor subunit — MRRRNRALILALFLLLASLSAWVYQVRAGLIITHMRNPFSWGLYIATFAFFVGIAAGGLIVSSAVYLFSLEALKPFTRIASLSAFASILAAAVIILPDLGRVDRIYFLLLHPNFRSPLIWDVIVVSSYIVLTFLSVYFQLLPDWKREGRGFLNHWTRKLSQEEVKKISTTWSKRIAFVGLPVAILIHTITALIFATQVSREWWYTTILPADFIAVAVSSGAALCLLIALLGIGEEGFPHYAAAFTILSRIAAGSLLVHLFLVATDLVIHWWWGNPEELELLSLLFRRYGALYGLEVVLTVFSMVYFLTSRGISSPRALLGGCLILLAGVFIHRLNLLFPAFNHFPLALTLPGTESELWSYPVAVGQFQPGNPIFVSTWPYVPSAWEIIIDLLPFALALITCSWMISSYNLLPTTWEGKTRTIPFSTTQSLNL, encoded by the coding sequence ATGCGTAGAAGAAATCGAGCTTTAATTTTAGCCCTTTTTCTCCTTTTGGCCAGCTTATCAGCCTGGGTCTATCAAGTAAGAGCAGGCCTTATTATCACCCATATGCGTAACCCCTTTAGCTGGGGTTTATATATCGCTACTTTTGCCTTTTTTGTGGGCATAGCTGCGGGCGGATTAATAGTTTCTTCGGCGGTCTATTTATTTAGTCTAGAAGCCTTAAAACCCTTCACCCGCATAGCTTCTTTATCCGCCTTCGCCAGTATCTTGGCTGCTGCTGTTATTATACTCCCTGATCTAGGAAGGGTGGATAGAATCTACTTTTTGTTGCTACACCCCAATTTCCGTTCACCCCTGATATGGGATGTTATTGTAGTTTCCTCTTACATTGTTCTCACCTTTTTGAGCGTGTACTTCCAGCTCCTCCCCGACTGGAAAAGGGAAGGCCGGGGTTTTCTTAACCATTGGACTAGAAAACTTTCCCAAGAGGAAGTAAAAAAGATATCTACTACTTGGAGCAAACGCATAGCCTTCGTTGGTCTGCCCGTAGCTATACTGATCCACACCATCACCGCCCTTATTTTTGCCACCCAGGTTTCCCGCGAGTGGTGGTATACGACAATCCTGCCTGCTGATTTTATCGCCGTAGCAGTATCCTCTGGTGCAGCTTTATGCCTTTTAATTGCCCTCTTAGGAATAGGAGAGGAAGGGTTCCCCCACTATGCTGCTGCCTTTACTATCTTAAGCCGGATTGCAGCTGGGTCCCTATTGGTACATTTATTCTTGGTAGCCACGGATCTGGTGATACATTGGTGGTGGGGTAACCCGGAAGAACTTGAGCTCTTATCCCTTCTCTTCCGCCGCTACGGAGCCCTTTACGGCTTAGAAGTAGTCTTGACCGTCTTCAGCATGGTGTATTTCTTAACTTCCCGGGGTATAAGTTCGCCCCGCGCCCTCCTTGGTGGATGCCTTATTTTACTGGCCGGTGTCTTTATCCATCGCCTTAACCTCCTTTTCCCGGCCTTCAACCACTTCCCCTTGGCCCTAACTCTCCCGGGAACAGAAAGTGAGCTCTGGAGTTATCCCGTAGCTGTAGGCCAATTCCAGCCTGGAAATCCTATATTCGTTAGCACATGGCCCTATGTACCCAGTGCATGGGAAATAATTATTGATCTATTGCCCTTTGCTTTAGCTCTTATAACTTGCTCCTGGATGATTAGCTCTTATAACCTGCTGCCCACTACCTGGGAGGGAAAAACTAGAACCATACCTTTCTCCACAACCCAAAGCCTTAATCTATAA